The following coding sequences are from one Arvicanthis niloticus isolate mArvNil1 chromosome 14, mArvNil1.pat.X, whole genome shotgun sequence window:
- the C14H5orf63 gene encoding glutaredoxin-like protein C5orf63 homolog isoform X1, with protein sequence MLWFQGNSLHIVKSSFRLLRNLSASNTALPVLTLFTKDPCPLCDEAKEVLQPYKDRFILQEVDITLPENSTWYERYKFDIPVFHLNGQFLMMHRVNTSKLEKQLLKLEQQVLESN encoded by the exons ATGCTCTGGTTTCAAGGAAATAGCCTGCACATTGTCAAATCCTCCTTTCGACTCTTGAGAAATCTCTCTGCTTCTAACACAGCTCTGCCTGTGCTGACCTTATTCACAAAG GACCCGTGCCCACTGTGTGATGAAGCTAAGGAAGTACTCCAGCCTTACAAAGACAGG tttattttacaGGAGGTGGACATCACACTTCCAGAAAATTCTACTTGGTATGAAAGGTATAAATTTGACATCCCTGTCTTCCATTTGAATGGCCAGTTTCTGATGATGCATCGAGTAAATACCTCAAAGCTTGAAAAACAGCTTCTGAAACTTGAGCAGCAGGTGCTGGAGTCAAACTGA
- the C14H5orf63 gene encoding glutaredoxin-like protein C5orf63 homolog isoform X2: protein MLWFQGNSLHIVKSSFRLLRNLSASNTALPVLTLFTKDPCPLCDEAKEVLQPYKDREVDITLPENSTWYERYKFDIPVFHLNGQFLMMHRVNTSKLEKQLLKLEQQVLESN from the exons ATGCTCTGGTTTCAAGGAAATAGCCTGCACATTGTCAAATCCTCCTTTCGACTCTTGAGAAATCTCTCTGCTTCTAACACAGCTCTGCCTGTGCTGACCTTATTCACAAAG GACCCGTGCCCACTGTGTGATGAAGCTAAGGAAGTACTCCAGCCTTACAAAGACAGG GAGGTGGACATCACACTTCCAGAAAATTCTACTTGGTATGAAAGGTATAAATTTGACATCCCTGTCTTCCATTTGAATGGCCAGTTTCTGATGATGCATCGAGTAAATACCTCAAAGCTTGAAAAACAGCTTCTGAAACTTGAGCAGCAGGTGCTGGAGTCAAACTGA